GTTGCAGTACCTAGCGAAAATCTAGAAGACATTATACATGGCGCTGTTTTTGAAGTGACTAATAATGAATTATTAAAAGTCGATCAGTTTGAATCGAATTCCTATAAAAGAGTTCAGGTCAAACTAAAATCAGGAAGAACGGCTTGGATTTACACGGAAAATAAATAACTAAAAATGATTTTAGCGGCAGCACAGACAAAACCAAAACGTGGCAATATTGCTTCAAATTTATTAGACCATTATCGCCTTGTTGAATTGGCTGCACAAAATGGAGTTCAATTAATTGCATTTCCCGAAATGTCTATCACAGGATATGAAAGAGAAAATGCAATGGATTTGGCTTTTGCCGAAGACGATTACAGAATCGATCATCTGAAAGATTTGGCTACAGATTATAATATTACCATTATTGCTGGAGCTCCAATTTTAATAGAAAATCAATTGTTTATTGGCGAATTTATTATTTCTCCAAACGATTCGGTTTCTATTTATACCAAACAGTTTTTACATGAAGGTGAAGATGATTTTTTTCAGTCTTCATTTGATAACAA
This portion of the Flavobacterium panacagri genome encodes:
- a CDS encoding gamma-glutamylcyclotransferase family protein produces the protein MELLFSYGTLRSKQIQMQIFNKVLVGTQDQILGYKLKSLQIEEEFGMADYVVAVPSENLEDIIHGAVFEVTNNELLKVDQFESNSYKRVQVKLKSGRTAWIYTENK
- a CDS encoding carbon-nitrogen hydrolase family protein, with amino-acid sequence MILAAAQTKPKRGNIASNLLDHYRLVELAAQNGVQLIAFPEMSITGYERENAMDLAFAEDDYRIDHLKDLATDYNITIIAGAPILIENQLFIGEFIISPNDSVSIYTKQFLHEGEDDFFQSSFDNNPVITIEDQNISFAICADIDNPKHPENASKNNADIYIASIFFSPNGISSAYRDLQNYAQKHEMNVLMSNFSGESWGSPSAGQSAFWNNKGELIGQMNESDSGLLLIEKQNDSWLTKVIID